The sequence below is a genomic window from Ignavibacteriales bacterium.
TGACCGGTTGATCTTTCAAAAGGCAGTTTAATACTCTGTGAATATTCCAGAACAACACATGAACCATTTGGACGTGGACCTTCTAGATCATTTCCCTCTGCATCTTTAAACAGGATTTCGCCTTTTACAGCCATTTCTTACCTCCTTGGTAATTGTTATTAGTTTGATTAATTAATTGAATTATGGAACATCATTATTCTTCACCTGAATGGTAGGCAATAAGTTTCAGGTTCACATCCATTCCTGTAATTGCAACATGCGGTCTGAATTCTGCGCTGATCTGGAAGAAACCAGGTCGTTCTTTTAATTCTGTTACTTCAAGTTTGTATGAACGTAATGGTTTTTCAGCAACAATTTTTTCTGCCGGGTTGGGCATATCAACCACAAGTGTATCAAGCCAGCTTGACATATCTTTTTTGATATCACCTGCGCCTGCGTTCTTACCAACAAACACAAGCTGACGGTATTTTAGATAATGAGCTATCCTTGTAACAAGCATTGTATATTGAAGTCTTGATCCAACTGAAAAGTTTGCAGATGCCTGCGGATCATTCTTTATTACTTTTGGTCTGTTAGCAGAAGGTGTTTCAAAGAAACATGCGTAATCGGTTCTGTCCCAGTGAGCAAGAGGAATAAATCCGAGATCACAAAGTTCAGCATCTTTAGCCTGACCAACAGAAGCTTCAACAGGGACTTTAAGTTTTTTCTGTCCGTGTTCTTCATAAGTAGGAACAGGAAGATTTTCTACTTTACCGCCTGATTCAACACCAACCACCTTTACGCTCCATCCCCAGCTTTCGAAACTCTTAACCATGTTTGAAGCGAGTGCGAATGAAGTGCTGCACCAAAGACTGTTGTCCTGTCCGCCTCGCATTACGTTCTCAGTGTAGTTGAAATTTTTTGTCGGTTCAGCTTCGGCATTGTAAGGCAAACGTCCCAGGAATCTCGGCAAAGTTAAACCAATATATTTTGAACGATCGTCATCCCGGAAAGCTCTCCACGATGCATAAGCCGCGCCTTCTTTTAATTGTTCAGGAAGGAAACGATTGTTCATTACATCGTTCATATTTTTTTCACCGAAGAACTCGTGACTTGCATTTCCGATAAAAGGTATCTGCGCTGATTCAGATAGAACAGATAAATGCTGAAGAAGTGAGATATCCTGTGGTTTGTTGCTTACAGCAAAGTCAGCTACTATTGCGGTATATGAATGTCCGCCAACTTTATCATAAGCTCCCCAGTATATGTGATGCCATAAACCGGAATCTTTTTCATAGCCTTCACCAAGTGCCGCATCATTCAGGTCATCGTAAAGTTCTTCTTTGGAAACATCAAGTAATTCAAACTTTACAGGTTTACTGAACTCGGTATTCTGCACAAGGAACAACAATCCGCGCCATGTTGATTCAAGTTCCTGGAAATCCTGGTTGTGCAATATCTCATCCATTTGTGCGCTAAGGACAGTATCGAGATCGGCGATGTACGAATCAACAAGAGCTCCTGTGATTTTAAATACTTCCGATTCTTTACCAACTTTTCCTATAAACTCTGCTACTGCTGATTTTTTAGAATCATCCAGCATGGAGATTAACTTATCGACAGAAGTCTGTTCAGTTTCCTGACCTTGTTCTGTTGATTCTGATTTTTCTTTTGCCATTTAATTAAACCTCCGTTTAACTTTTAATTTTTTTAAAATCGATGTTATTTAGTCGTTCCTAATTTGTTCATCAGGTCATCAATACTTGCACCGCCATCTTTAAGCACTCCTTCAAGTGCTTTTTTCAAATTGGCGTCTTTCAGAACAGCGAGTTTAAGTTCTTTTAATCTTTCTCTCGCATCCAAAAGTTTTTGCAGAGGTTCAACTTTTTTTACTATTTCATCGGGATGAAAATCTTTAATGTCCTGGAAGTCTAAATTCACTTCCATTTTTGCTTCAGGATCATCGGAGATTTTATTTGCGACCGTAAGTTTTAGCTTTGGATTAATATCCTTAAGCATTCTCTTAAAGTCACCTTTGTTCCCGATAGTTCTCAATCTGCGGTCGCGTACAGGCGGCTGGCTGCCGGGTTCGCTTTTACTAAAGTTACCGGGGATCAACATCCTGTAATCGAGTTCTACACTTTCCTTTGCATCGCTGCTTGGGAGAATTGCGACCTTAACACGCTGTGCTATTTTGGGTGTAACTGGTCTTGCCATAATTACTTCCTCCTTTTATGTTTTTGTTGTTCTAAATTGATTGCTAAAATTCCGTTGTACTTCGCAATATTATTGTATAATTCTTCCTGTTGTTTTTCTATTGTAAATTTTGTTGAATCATTATCAGTTGTAAATAACAATTGAACATTCGTAAGATATAATGACTGCCATACCGCAGTACTTAATGCCGGTTCCCATTCACCAAGATTTAGTTTATCTATTGTAGTATTCAGTTCTTCAAGATTTACTTTTGCTACATTGTAGTGTTTAGCTTCATAACAATAGTTCGCAAGGTTCAGTCTTCTTAAAAACTTTCCTTTTATTCTGTCGTCAGCGCGGATTTTCTGCTGCATCATTTCAAAATTCTCCTGGAACTTTGCAGGCAGATTGCTCACTGCTTGCTTGTATTCTGATTGTATATCATCAAAGCTGGCATCAACAATCGGAGTAAGCATTGTTGATGAAACACTTTCAGATGATTTTGAGGATTCTGCTGATGCAGTCCCTAATTCACCTAACCAGTTGATAGTCTCTTTATCAGCAAAAGGAATTTCACCTCCGCTGAAGAAAAAAGTTTTTAGTTCAGGTAATCGTTTGTTAAGACGCGATAAATAATACTTAATATCATTTGCTGCATTTGTGTAACTGCCGCCTTTTCTTTCAAGCGCGGTAACTAAATATCTTTGTGCATCCAGCCAGTAGCGGAATTCGCTGTTATCTTTTATGAACTCGAGTTCAATGCGGGGAATTAAAACTTCAAACTTATTATCAGTGAACCATTCTTTAACAAGTCTTCTTATTACATCATTAGGAGGCTCGATGTTGGTTATTTTTTCTTCGGCTGAAGGAAGTGACAGTCCGCCCCATTGTACCTGTCTTGCAATACCATAAACAAAATATGAATCAGGGATTTTCTCTTTCGTTTCTCCATTTGAAATATATTCGTGAAAATATGTAAGAGTTCTTCTTAGTTGTACAACTGCTTCATCCTCAGAAGCGGGGGCTGCTGCTTTAACAGGCGCTGATTGTTCCGTCCCCTCAGACTGAGTTTGTTTAAACTCTGTTCTTGGCGCAGGCGGTGGTGCTATCTTTTTTTCCGGCGGAGGTGGCGGTGGGGTAGATGCTTTTTTTGCCGAC
It includes:
- the tssC gene encoding type VI secretion system contractile sheath large subunit, which translates into the protein MAKEKSESTEQGQETEQTSVDKLISMLDDSKKSAVAEFIGKVGKESEVFKITGALVDSYIADLDTVLSAQMDEILHNQDFQELESTWRGLLFLVQNTEFSKPVKFELLDVSKEELYDDLNDAALGEGYEKDSGLWHHIYWGAYDKVGGHSYTAIVADFAVSNKPQDISLLQHLSVLSESAQIPFIGNASHEFFGEKNMNDVMNNRFLPEQLKEGAAYASWRAFRDDDRSKYIGLTLPRFLGRLPYNAEAEPTKNFNYTENVMRGGQDNSLWCSTSFALASNMVKSFESWGWSVKVVGVESGGKVENLPVPTYEEHGQKKLKVPVEASVGQAKDAELCDLGFIPLAHWDRTDYACFFETPSANRPKVIKNDPQASANFSVGSRLQYTMLVTRIAHYLKYRQLVFVGKNAGAGDIKKDMSSWLDTLVVDMPNPAEKIVAEKPLRSYKLEVTELKERPGFFQISAEFRPHVAITGMDVNLKLIAYHSGEE
- the tssB gene encoding type VI secretion system contractile sheath small subunit, with translation MARPVTPKIAQRVKVAILPSSDAKESVELDYRMLIPGNFSKSEPGSQPPVRDRRLRTIGNKGDFKRMLKDINPKLKLTVANKISDDPEAKMEVNLDFQDIKDFHPDEIVKKVEPLQKLLDARERLKELKLAVLKDANLKKALEGVLKDGGASIDDLMNKLGTTK
- a CDS encoding type VI secretion system domain-containing protein, whose protein sequence is MSETAEITIPDLIQEYLEPIPGDSPVGKDAANEEEFFKLNMEFPKTVPDYKNWIELSEIILKEKSKDIKVASWLCFAFYRTENLKGFKDGLILVLELLKRYGTGLYPENPQHKSKAIQFLNTSRVTKLIEREQITKSNADDINAIDELLKQIAAEGEKLIPDNPPVLQTLQDIITNHVESAKKASTPPPPPPEKKIAPPPAPRTEFKQTQSEGTEQSAPVKAAAPASEDEAVVQLRRTLTYFHEYISNGETKEKIPDSYFVYGIARQVQWGGLSLPSAEEKITNIEPPNDVIRRLVKEWFTDNKFEVLIPRIELEFIKDNSEFRYWLDAQRYLVTALERKGGSYTNAANDIKYYLSRLNKRLPELKTFFFSGGEIPFADKETINWLGELGTASAESSKSSESVSSTMLTPIVDASFDDIQSEYKQAVSNLPAKFQENFEMMQQKIRADDRIKGKFLRRLNLANYCYEAKHYNVAKVNLEELNTTIDKLNLGEWEPALSTAVWQSLYLTNVQLLFTTDNDSTKFTIEKQQEELYNNIAKYNGILAINLEQQKHKRRK